The Drosophila nasuta strain 15112-1781.00 chromosome 2L, ASM2355853v1, whole genome shotgun sequence genome window below encodes:
- the LOC132794248 gene encoding peritrophin-44 — translation MKGRNLVNCLALLLLANFATSQRVEDICQLFSDGTVLRDPESCSRSITCQDAKSTYTTCTGSTPFFNKDTLKCVKTLDDSDGCDVTCANSTAKFINDPKSCFGYYYCADEQTPMYGKCAAGQHFNGTTQRCVWTQHSTCTAASFDYCSIIKNGVSFDSNLGCNRYYECTKGALVDNTCKTGYYDARSGACISKSLVHCDAHPYPTNVCGTAKSPKINAYVADGATCHGYFYCTQTSDGSPDPAPKWGHCGDDLFFDATSQICTTPIKVACSEDRCQGRTIPFVLSATKGCRNYLRCSNGVTKDEKSCAGNLFFDEEQGSCVAEILKFAAC, via the coding sequence ATGAAAGGAAGGAATTTAGTTAACtgtttggctttgcttttgctggcCAACTTTGCGACAAGTCAGCGCGTCGAAGACATCTGTCAATTGTTCTCCGATGGCACTGTGTTACGTGATCCCGAATCCTGCAGTCGATCAATCACATGCCAGGACGCAAAGAGCACTTACACCACCTGCACGGGATCGACGCCGTTCTTCAACAAGGACACACTGAAGTGTGTGAAAACACTTGACGACAGCGATGGTTGTGATGTGACGTGTGCAAATTCTACAGCGAAATTCATCAACGATCCCAAGTCCTGTTTTGGCTATTACTATTGTGCCGACGAACAGACGCCGATGTATGGCAAATGCGCCGCTGGCCAACACTTTAATGGAACCACTCAGCGTTGTGTTTGGACACAGCATTCGACATGCACTGCAGCCTCATTTGATTACTGCAGCATTATCAAGAACGGTGTGAGCTTTGACAGCAACTTGGGCTGCAATCGGTATTATGAATGCACCAAGGGTGCACTCGTGGACAACACTTGCAAGACGGGCTACTACGATGCCCGATCTGGTGCATGTATCTCCAAGAGTCTGGTGCATTGCGATGCCCATCCGTATCCCACGAATGTTTGCGGCACTGCCAAAAGTCCCAAGATAAACGCCTATGTGGCAGATGGGGCCACCTGCCACGGTTATTTCTACTGCACCCAGACATCGGATGGCAGTCCGGATCCGGCTCCCAAATGGGGCCACTGCGGCGATGATTTGTTCTTCGACGCGACTTCGCAGATCTGCACTACGCCAATTAAGGTGGCTTGCTCTGAGGATCGTTGCCAGGGACGCACGATTCCCTTTGTTCTCAGCGCCACGAAGGGTTGTCGGAACTATTTGAGATGCTCGAATGGTGTCACGAAAGATGAAAAGTCCTGTGCTGGCAATTTGTTCTTTGACGAGGAGCAAGGCTCGTGTGTAGCAGAGATCTTGAAATTCGCAGCCTGCTAA